One genomic region from Desulfurispira natronophila encodes:
- a CDS encoding agmatine deiminase family protein: protein MAVKERRLPAEWEKQDGVLISWPHADSDWAEILPEVEDVYGEIARAVTSVQNLVILGQDREHIAQKLRSRNIPLDRVTIYPVLTNDTWIRDYGPLTVFESGRPVLLDFTFNGWGLKFAANYDNQSTAALCQAGFASHCQCQVPGFVLEGGSIESDGDGTILTTSACLLEPNRNPHLNRQEIEEHLLDKWLGASHVLWLEHGALEGDDTDAHIDTLVRLCPGDTLTYVSCDDPSDSHYHQLQTMKQELQQLRTRQGKPFHLVPLPWPQPCYHPVDGHRLPATYANFLIINGAVLMPTYGDTHNDSQAVQAMQDIFPTHRIIPIDCRALIQQHGSLHCATMQIPAGVLKICANHST from the coding sequence ATGGCAGTAAAAGAACGTCGACTGCCAGCAGAGTGGGAGAAGCAGGATGGGGTGCTCATAAGTTGGCCGCATGCTGATTCCGACTGGGCTGAAATTCTGCCTGAGGTGGAGGATGTCTATGGGGAAATTGCCCGCGCCGTCACATCAGTACAAAACCTTGTCATCCTCGGCCAGGACAGGGAGCATATTGCACAGAAGCTGCGCTCCCGGAACATCCCCCTGGATCGCGTAACCATCTACCCGGTACTCACCAATGACACCTGGATACGGGACTATGGCCCCCTCACTGTCTTTGAAAGCGGACGACCCGTGCTGCTGGACTTTACCTTTAATGGCTGGGGGCTCAAATTTGCCGCAAACTACGACAATCAGAGCACAGCAGCACTCTGCCAAGCCGGTTTTGCCAGTCACTGCCAGTGTCAGGTTCCCGGTTTTGTGTTGGAGGGGGGCAGTATTGAAAGCGACGGAGACGGTACCATACTCACCACTTCTGCCTGTCTGCTGGAGCCAAATCGCAATCCCCACTTAAACAGACAGGAAATAGAGGAGCATCTCCTGGATAAGTGGCTGGGTGCCAGCCATGTGCTATGGCTTGAGCACGGCGCTCTGGAGGGCGATGATACTGATGCCCATATTGACACCCTGGTGCGCCTGTGCCCAGGAGACACCCTTACCTACGTCAGCTGTGATGATCCGTCCGACAGTCACTACCATCAATTGCAAACCATGAAGCAGGAGCTGCAGCAATTGAGAACCAGGCAGGGCAAACCCTTTCACCTTGTTCCCTTGCCCTGGCCACAGCCATGCTACCATCCGGTCGATGGCCACCGTCTTCCCGCTACCTATGCCAATTTTCTCATTATCAATGGCGCCGTACTCATGCCTACCTATGGCGACACCCACAATGACTCGCAGGCAGTTCAAGCCATGCAGGATATTTTCCCCACCCACCGTATTATACCCATTGACTGCCGCGCCCTTATCCAGCAACATGGCTCATTGCACTGTGCCACTATGCAGATTCCAGCCGGAGTTTTAAAAATATGTGCCAATCACTCCACGTAG
- a CDS encoding carbon-nitrogen hydrolase yields the protein MCQSLHVAAIQQTCCSDSQTNRQKTSTMIEEAVRNGAQLVVLQELHNSLYFCQTESVDAFELAEPIPGSSTEFYSSIARSLQVVIVTSLFERRAPGLYHNTAVVFERDGSQAGQYRKMHIPDDPGFYEKFYFTPGDLGFAPIDTSVGRLGVLVCWDQWYPEAARLMCLAGAELLIYPTAIGWDPDDDAPEKERQRDAWFTVQRAHAIANGVPLISVNRTGFEPAPDGERHKGIDFWGYSFICGPQGEVLNLADEREQILNAVIDQQRSEHVRRIWPFLRDRRIDAYSKILLRYRD from the coding sequence ATGTGCCAATCACTCCACGTAGCCGCCATCCAGCAGACCTGCTGTTCTGACAGCCAAACCAATCGCCAGAAGACCTCCACCATGATAGAAGAGGCCGTGCGGAACGGTGCACAACTGGTGGTACTGCAGGAGCTGCACAATTCGCTCTACTTCTGCCAGACTGAGTCGGTAGATGCTTTTGAGTTGGCAGAGCCCATTCCCGGCTCCTCCACCGAGTTTTACAGCAGTATCGCCCGTTCCCTGCAGGTGGTTATTGTCACCTCGCTGTTTGAGCGCAGGGCGCCTGGGCTCTATCACAATACAGCCGTGGTCTTTGAGCGCGACGGTAGCCAGGCGGGTCAGTACCGCAAGATGCACATTCCTGATGATCCGGGGTTTTACGAAAAGTTCTACTTCACCCCTGGCGACCTCGGCTTTGCGCCAATAGATACATCAGTAGGCCGCTTGGGGGTTCTGGTGTGCTGGGATCAATGGTATCCGGAGGCAGCTCGCCTGATGTGCTTGGCCGGAGCTGAATTGTTGATTTACCCAACCGCCATTGGCTGGGATCCTGATGACGATGCGCCAGAAAAAGAGCGTCAGCGCGATGCCTGGTTTACTGTGCAGAGGGCTCACGCCATTGCCAATGGTGTGCCGCTGATTAGCGTCAACCGCACTGGTTTTGAGCCTGCCCCGGATGGAGAGCGCCACAAGGGAATTGATTTTTGGGGTTACAGCTTCATCTGCGGCCCTCAGGGGGAAGTGCTGAACCTGGCGGACGAGCGTGAGCAAATTCTCAACGCAGTAATCGACCAGCAGCGCAGTGAGCATGTGCGACGAATATGGCCCTTCCTGCGAGACCGGCGTATCGACGCCTACAGCAAAATACTGCTTCGCTATCGTGATTAG
- the rodA gene encoding rod shape-determining protein RodA, translated as MRLRQGLTANSKREEFFIEFFGRLDWLLIFFTVLLCLYGILMVYTASYDTLNQQPSHLFYRQVTWTVIGLLVMFVMAFVDYQFLVRYAYVWYLILLLILIYVMIHGSIGMGAQRWIRIAGINMQPSEIGKLIVIFTLAKYFSSIPKYGDLGIRDLWKPFLLVSIPFIMVAKQPDLGTSLMFLMLFSIIVFVAGVRFKLIIGVLAVVLASLPVLWGFLKPYQQRRVLTFLNPESDPHGAGYHIIQSKIAIGSGGFSGKGLLEGTQSQLKFLPERHTDFIASVMAEELGMIGMMVFFLIFFLLILRALDIAQSAKDREGTFLAVGIISIFVLHAFVNLGMTMGLLPVVGVPLPFISYGGSSMVAILAGIGILLNIRVRRLRLTAENEKAIH; from the coding sequence ATGCGTCTTCGACAAGGCCTTACTGCCAACAGCAAACGAGAAGAGTTCTTCATCGAGTTTTTTGGTCGACTCGACTGGTTGCTTATATTTTTTACCGTTCTTTTGTGTCTTTACGGCATTTTAATGGTATACACCGCATCCTATGACACTCTAAATCAACAACCTTCACATTTGTTTTATCGCCAGGTAACCTGGACCGTTATCGGACTGTTGGTTATGTTTGTAATGGCCTTTGTAGACTACCAGTTTCTTGTGCGATATGCATACGTTTGGTACCTCATCCTTCTGCTGATATTGATATATGTCATGATTCACGGTTCAATTGGTATGGGGGCTCAGCGCTGGATACGTATTGCAGGCATTAATATGCAGCCCAGTGAAATTGGCAAACTTATTGTTATATTTACGCTGGCAAAGTATTTTTCCAGTATACCAAAGTACGGTGACTTGGGTATACGTGACTTGTGGAAGCCTTTTTTGCTGGTTAGCATTCCTTTTATTATGGTAGCTAAGCAACCAGATCTTGGAACGTCTCTCATGTTTCTCATGCTTTTTTCTATAATAGTATTTGTTGCTGGTGTACGCTTTAAGCTCATTATTGGTGTGTTAGCCGTGGTATTAGCATCACTCCCCGTTTTGTGGGGGTTTCTTAAGCCATATCAGCAAAGAAGGGTTTTGACGTTTCTCAATCCAGAAAGTGACCCTCATGGTGCTGGTTATCATATCATTCAGTCCAAAATTGCCATTGGGTCAGGGGGATTCTCTGGAAAAGGTCTTTTAGAAGGCACTCAAAGTCAACTTAAATTTTTGCCGGAACGTCATACAGATTTTATTGCCAGTGTCATGGCTGAAGAGCTTGGCATGATAGGAATGATGGTTTTCTTTCTTATTTTTTTTCTGCTGATTCTCAGAGCTTTGGATATCGCGCAGAGCGCGAAGGATCGTGAAGGTACATTCCTCGCTGTTGGAATTATATCTATTTTTGTTCTCCATGCCTTTGTTAACCTGGGAATGACTATGGGGCTTCTCCCTGTAGTGGGGGTTCCCCTGCCTTTTATTTCCTACGGTGGGTCCAGCATGGTAGCTATATTGGCAGGAATTGGCATATTGCTAAATATCAGAGTGAGGCGATTACGTCTAACGGCAGAAAATGAAAAGGCTATTCACTAA
- a CDS encoding thiamine phosphate synthase, with the protein MLREPGMDMFQYMEILEALSPHSKKVLVHSKNVTTLPQLEFILEAGLASGIHWTSQAPLGSELLSWGEHSRSCHSAQEARQLLSIAKGLDWITLSPIFHTKKPYSSVPLGSTEFDTLPPALLKRTVALGGISCETLPRLASFRYLKGIACIGALASSDWENLVDLSMELFCQM; encoded by the coding sequence ATGCTGCGGGAACCTGGTATGGATATGTTTCAGTATATGGAAATATTGGAAGCGTTAAGTCCCCATAGCAAAAAGGTCTTAGTACACAGTAAAAACGTTACGACCCTGCCCCAGCTTGAGTTCATACTCGAGGCTGGCTTAGCTAGTGGGATACACTGGACCTCCCAAGCACCTTTGGGAAGCGAACTTTTAAGTTGGGGTGAGCACTCTCGATCTTGCCATAGCGCTCAGGAGGCTCGCCAGCTACTAAGCATCGCCAAAGGGCTTGACTGGATTACCTTAAGCCCGATTTTCCACACTAAAAAACCATACTCGTCAGTCCCCCTTGGATCAACTGAGTTTGACACTCTGCCTCCCGCATTATTAAAGCGTACAGTAGCATTAGGTGGAATAAGTTGCGAAACCTTACCCAGGCTTGCAAGCTTTCGATATCTGAAAGGCATAGCATGTATTGGGGCACTGGCTTCTTCTGATTGGGAAAACCTTGTGGATTTATCTATGGAGTTGTTTTGCCAAATGTGA